The sequence ACGAGGATGACCTGGGATTCTCCTACGCGGAGGTCGACCGATTGCTCTACGCGATGGTCGATCAACGCTACGCTCGCGACGAACTGCTGCAAGCAGGATTTGCCGCTGATTTTGTCGACAAGGTAGCCCGTCGGGTGCAGCGGTCGCAGTTCAAGCGCCGTCTGCCGGTGATTGCCAAGATCTCGGCACGAACGATCGATCGTGATTTCCGCTACGCGCGGGACTGGGGCCTGTAATGCCCGATCCGGGGGTGATTTTTATTGTCGCCACCCCGATCGGGAACCTGGAAGATATCACTCTGCGCGCCGTAAGGATTTTGGGCGAGGTCGATTTCATTGCGGCGGAAGATACCCGAAGAACGGGGAAACTTCTTTCGCACCTCGGACTGAAGACTCGGATGGTCTCCTATCATGACGCGACCGAGCGCAGGCGAGCTCCCGAACTGGTGGCGCGGGTCGTTGCTGGCGAATCCATGGCATTGGTCAGTGATGCGGGTACTCCTCTGGTCGCCGATCCTGGGTTTCGGCTCGTCTCGGTGGCCGCCGCCGAAGGGCTCCAGGTGGTCCCGGTCCCCGGGGCATCGGCGCCATTGGCTCTGTTGGCCGCTTCCGGTCTGCCGACCGATCGGTTCCGTTTTGTCGGCTTCCTGCCCGCGCGTGCCAAAGCCCGTCGGGATGCAATTGCCGAAATGAAGATGGAAAAGGATACCCTGGTTCTTTTCGAGACCGCTCGTCGTCTTCCTGGGGCATTGCAGGATCTCGCCGATATTCTCGGTGACCGTCCAGCGGTAGTTGGTCGGGAGTTGACCAAGAAATATGAGGAAATCCGCCGTGGTACGCTGGCCTCGTTGGAGCAGCACTTCCGCGAGGCGCCCACGATCCGTGGCGAGATCGTTCTGGGGATCGGGCGGGCCGCGACGGATGACGACTCCGCCAGCCGGCTCGTGGAGGCGGAGGAGCGACTGGCAAAGCGTCTGGCGGAAGGGGAAAGCCCATCACGAGCCGCCCGTGCCGTGGCGGAGGAGCTGGGATTATCCCGCCGGGAGGTCTATGGCCTCGCCCACCGCAAGGAAAACTCCTGAGATAAGTGGTCTCGGCGCGTTGAAGAGGACGCTTCCGGTATCTAACATCACGGGAGGATGCTTGCGCGCGAGGCCAAATTTCGAATCGGAGAGGTTGTTCGCCACCGATTCCTTTCCTTCCGTGGTGTGATTTTCGATGTCGATCCGACCTTTGATCATACCGATGAATGGTGGGAGGCGATTCCGGAGAAGATTCGCCCGAAGAAGGATCAGCCCTACTACCATCTCCTCGCGGAGAACGAGAAGACCCATTACACCGCCTACGTTTCCGAGCAGAATCTTTTGATGGACGAGTCCGGCGATCCGGTCACGCATCCGGAAGTGGATGATATCTTCGGAGATCTGGAAGATGGCCGGTACGAACCGCTCCATATCGAGCACTGAGGCGACGAGTCCTTCGCCGGTTTGCGAGTTGCCGGCGACATCGTCCGTTGGTGCTCCGGAGGATTCCTCGGGAAGCTCTGTCGAGGTTCTCACCTTTGGCTGTCGTTTGAACGCCTACGAAAGCGAAGTCATGCGTCGCCATGCGCTCGATGCGGGACTCTCGGACGTGGTGATTGTGAATAGCTGCGCGGTCACTGCTGAAGCAGAGCGTCAAGTGCGACAGGCCATTCGTCGGGCGCGCCGAGAGAATCCGTCGGCCTCGATCGTGGTGACCGGATGCGCGGCGCAGCTCGCCGCTGAAAAATTCGCAGCCATGCCCGAGGTGACTCGGGTTCTGGGAAATGCCGAAAAGATGGCTCCCGCTAGCTGGTTGCCGCGACCCGATCAGCCGAGAGTATCGGTGGCGGATATCCAGCAAGTGCGGGAGACCG is a genomic window of Candidatus Binatia bacterium containing:
- the rsmI gene encoding 16S rRNA (cytidine(1402)-2'-O)-methyltransferase; this translates as MPDPGVIFIVATPIGNLEDITLRAVRILGEVDFIAAEDTRRTGKLLSHLGLKTRMVSYHDATERRRAPELVARVVAGESMALVSDAGTPLVADPGFRLVSVAAAEGLQVVPVPGASAPLALLAASGLPTDRFRFVGFLPARAKARRDAIAEMKMEKDTLVLFETARRLPGALQDLADILGDRPAVVGRELTKKYEEIRRGTLASLEQHFREAPTIRGEIVLGIGRAATDDDSASRLVEAEERLAKRLAEGESPSRAARAVAEELGLSRREVYGLAHRKENS
- the hspQ gene encoding heat shock protein HspQ — protein: MLAREAKFRIGEVVRHRFLSFRGVIFDVDPTFDHTDEWWEAIPEKIRPKKDQPYYHLLAENEKTHYTAYVSEQNLLMDESGDPVTHPEVDDIFGDLEDGRYEPLHIEH